GAGGCGCCCGAGAGCAGATGCTTGCCGCGGCCGGCCCAGATGCCCGCGTTGACTTCGGCCAGCCAGGTGCTGTTGAGCAAGGCCGCTCCGTCGACGATCGCGGAGTCGATGACCTGCCCGCGTCCGGTGACGGTTCGCTCGAACAGGGCGGCGACGATGCCGAACGCGGTCACCAGCGAGCCGCCGGCGAGGTCGCCGACCATCGCGAGCGGCGGCACCGGCGTCTCGTCGCCGACGACCCCGAGCGAGCCGGCGATCGCGATGTAGTTGATGTCGTGTCCGGCGCGCTCGGCGTACGGACCGTCTTGGCCCCACCCGGTCAGGCGCGCGTAAATGAGGCGTGGGTTGCGTGCGCAGAGCACGTCGGGACCGAGGCCGCGCCGTTCGAGCGTGCCGGGGCGGTTGCTCTCGAGCAGGACGTCGGCGTGGTCCGCCAGTCGCGCGATGACTTCCGGTCCCCGGGTTGTCCGGAGGTCGACGATCGCCGAGCGCTTGCCGCGGGACAGGTACGCGGCGGGGTCGAGGGGCAGCGTCGTGGGTCGTTCGACGGACAGCACATCGGCGCCGAAGTCCGCCAGCAGCATCGAGCAGAACGGGCCGGGACCAAGCGCGCTGAGGTCGAGCACCCGGACGCCGTGCAGCGGGCCCGCGGTGGCCCCCTCGGCCGGCTTCATGATGTGCCCGTCCGTCGTCGCGCGAGTCCGCCGTCGAAGGCGTTCGTGATCGTCTCCGGGGTGAACTTGATGACCGCCCGCCCCGGATGGTCCGCCGCGGCGATGTGGGCTTCCTGCGCCTGTGGATCCTCCGGGTCGTAACGCCGGGCGATCTCGCGAAGGAACCACAGCACGGTCTCGCGGTCGTCGAGGATTTCGCTGGTCCCCTTGAACGACATCGTCCGGGACTTGCGTGCGGTGAAGACCGTGACGCAGCTGCGCGGGTCACGTTCGATGGCGCGGGCCCGGGCCCGTGAGCGCTCGGTGCACATCCAGAACACGCCGTCCCGGTAGACGAACGCCTGGGTGATGCCGATCGGGTGGCCGTCGAGGTTGGTCCATCCGAACACGCACTCGATCTCGCGCTCGAGGAGTTGGGCCTGCCGCTCCTCGCTGAGTCGGTAACCCGAGGCGTCGCGCAACGAGGAGATCTCGGTCCGGGAGTCGCTCACCGATCCACTGTAGGGCGAAACCGAACAGCGATGGAATACATGGGTCGACGGTGCTAGCGTCCCTTCATGCGGTCGCTCATCCAATTCAGCAAGGGCCGGACGAGCAAGCAGGCGCACCGCGATCTGCCCGGTCCGGCGCCGGACGGATCCCCGCTCAAGGACGACGAGCTGACCCGCGGCGGGTTCGACGGCCGCGAGGCCGTGCTCTACCGCGCCAACGATCCGACGGTGTTCCGCACCGAGGGCCGTTTCCGGTCCACCACGGCGTTGCTGAGCGACCTCAAGCCCACTGACCTCACCGATCCCCGCGGATCCGCGCAGCGCTTGCACTACAACGCCGACGTCACCACCTGGCTGTCCCGGCGGGCCGAGCCGATGCCGTTCTTCCGGCGCAACGTGGACGGCGACGAGTGTTGGTTCGTGCACCGCGGTTCCGGCACGGTGGAGACGGAGTTCGGTCCGATCGCCTACGGGCCGGGCGATTACCTGGTCATTCCCAAGGCGATCACCCACCGGTTCGTGGTCGAGGCGGGCGAGACCTTCCTGTTCGGCATCGAGACGGTGGGGGAGTTGCGCGCCCCGACCTTCGTCGGCCTGGGCCGGCACGCCCCGTTCGACCCCGACGTGATCCGGGTACCCGAGCCGGCACCGGTCACCTCGGACGCTGCCGAGTACGAGATCCAGGTCCGCTACGACGGCGAGTACTCGGCGATCTTCGTCGACCATCACCCGTGCGATGTCGAGGGATGGAAGGGCGACTACTTCCCGTTCGCGTTCAACATCCGCGACTGGAACGTGATCATGTCCGACAGCCTGCACCTGCCGCCGTCGATGCACGTCTTCCTGGTGGCCGACGGCGTCAACATCATCAACCTGCTGCCCCGGCCGTTCGAGACCGTGGCCGGCGTCGAGCGCATCCCGTGGTTTCACCGCAACGCCGACTACGACGAGATCGCGCTCATCCATGGTGGGAAATCATTGGGCCGACCGCTGGTGCCGGGCCTGATCAGCCACGACCCGCAGGGCATCCACCACGGCTTCCCGGACCGGGCCCGGGTCAAGGCCCGCCGCGAGTGGGAGGAGCATCCCCGCATCGAATGGGAGATCATTATGGTCGAGGCGGCGCGGCCGCTGAAGCTCGACCCGGTGTTGCAGGGACAGGCATGACCGAACGTGACTGGGCGTCACTGCTGCCCACCTTCGACATGTTCGACGAGGCCCACGAGGAATGGAAGTACGAGGGTTTCGCATGGGCCCGCGAGCACAGCCCGATCATCCACGGCAGCCCGCCCTCGACCGGTCCGCGCACCATCGTCACCCGCTACGCCGACGTCCGGGCGGTCCTCGAGGACCCGGAGACCTTCTCCTCCGCCGGCGCCCCGCCGATCCCGGCCCCGCTCAAGTTGGGCGCGCTGGACGCCGACCCGCCGGAGCACACCGCCTTCCGCCGACTACTGAACCCGGTCTTCACCCGGCAGTTCGCGCTGCAGTTCGAGCCGGACATGCGCGCCCACGCCCGCGAGTTGATCGACACCTGGATCGACAAGGGTGAGGTCGACATGCTCGGCGAGTTCGCCAGCCCGTTCGTCGCCCGGATCCTCGCGCGCATGGTGCTCGACGAGACGGACATGGCGAAGATGGATCGGGCCACCCGGGTCGTGATGCGGGTCGCCGAGCACCCCGACGACGAGGGCTTCTTCGACCTCGCGGTGCTCTCCGCCGAGTACCTGGCCAACGCCATCGACAACCCGCCGGAGCGCGAGGGCATGCTGCGCGCGCTGGTCACCGGCGAGTTCCTCGACGACAAGCCGATGACCGAGGACCAGGCGCTGGGCGCGATCGCCTCGACCTTCCTCGGCGGCCTGGACACCTCCCGCTCGGCGATCGCCGGCATCTGCTGGCTGATGGCGCAGCAGCCCGAACTCGAGGCCCGGGTGCGGGACCCGCGCTGGATCCGCAACGACATGGACGAGTTCGTGCGCCTGCTCTCCCCGGTGGCCTCGCTCGGCCGGATCGCGACCAGGGACACCGAGGTCGGCGGGTGCCCGGTCAAGCACGGCGAGCACCTGTTGCTGCGCTTCGACTCGGCCAACCGCGACGAGGCGAAGTTCCCCAACGGCGAGGCGTTGCAGTTCGACCCGCCGCGCACCGGCACCGCCGGCTTCGGGCTGGGAATCCACCGGTGCATCGGCATGCACCTGGCCCGGGTCCAGATGGCGGTCGCCATGGAGGAACTGCTCGCCCGGATCACCAACCTGCGCCTCGCGGTACCGGCGGCGGAGATCACCTGGGCGCCGGGGATCGCGAACTGCCCGCACGCGGTGCCGCTGCTCTTCGATCGGGTCGCGTCATGACCGAGCAGTTCGACGCGCTCGTCATCGGCGCCGGCGCCGGCGGGATGGCGGCGGCCGGCCGGCTGCAGGCGGCCGGCTACCGGACCCTGCTGGTGGAGCGGTGCGACCGGGTCGGCGGGCGCGCCTCCACGATCGAGATCGACGGCTTCCGGGTGAACACCGGCGCGTTGGTCACCGAGACCGGTGGCGAGAACGGGCTGCTGTTCGCCGACCTCGGCGTCGACCCGGGACTGCGCGCGCCGAAGCGGCCGGTGGTGCTGCGGCTGCCCCGCAAGGACGTGGCGTTGATGAGCGGCCCGACCGGGAAGCTGGTGCAGGCCCTGCTGGCCGGCGTGGGGGCGTTCTCCCGGCGGACCGGCAAGAAGCCCCGCCCCGGCCCGACGGTCGCCGACTGGCTGGACCGGCGCAAGGCCAAGCCCGCGGTGCGCAGCCTGGCCCGCAACCTGACCTCCGCGCTGTACGCCGCGGAACCCTCCGACGTCGAACTCGCGCTGTTCTTCGACTACATGACCAAGTCCGGCGGCATGTCGCCGTACGCCTGGCACCCGGAGGGCTCGATCGGTCCCTGGCGGGTGGTCGCCGCTGACTTCGTCTCGCGCGGTGGCACGCTCTGGCTCAGCAGCGGCGTCGAATCCCTCAGCGTCGGCGCCGACGGCCGGGTCGACGGGGCCCGGATCCGGCGCTCGGGCGCCGGTGGCGGCGCCGTCGTCGACGTGCGAATCCGACTGGCCGTCAGCAACGCCGGCCCGTTGGCCACCGCCGCGATGTGCCCGCCGGAAGCGCTGCCGGAGGGATACCTCGACCGACTCAAGGCCTGGTCCCAGCCGGGCGCCCTGATCACGATCAACTTCGCCAGCCGCACCCGGCTCGGGCCGATCGACGGGCTGTTCTTCTTCTCCACCACCCAGCGGCTGGCCTACGCCGCCGAGGTGACCGGGCCCTGCCCGGAGATGGCACCGCCGGGTTGGCACCTCTACGCCGGCGCGTGCGCACCGAAGCCGGCCACCGGGGAGTTCGACCTCGAGGCAGAACTGGCGCTGCTGCGCGCGGACCTGCGCGAGCACTTCCCCGGCTTCGACACCGCGCGGGAACTCTCGGTCGAGGTCTGCGCCGGGCAGGACTGGCCCGCGCAGCGAGCGATCGCCGGGAAGGACGAGCCGCAGGCTACCCCGATCGCCAACCTGTGGAACGTCGGCGACGGGGCACGGACCCGGCTCGGTGCCGGGCAGAGCGGCTGCGTGGAGTCCGCGCGCCTGGCCGTCGAGGAGGTCCGGCGCACCATCCCGGTGACCGCAGGGAGTCGGGTGTGATGGCCGAGGACATCGCTGCCCTGCTGGCCGGCTACGACCCGTTCGACCCGGAGCACACCGGGTGGAAGTACGACGCGTTCGCCCACGCGCGCGCGCACTGCCCGGTGGTTCACCTCGACCCGCCGTCGACCGGACCGATGACGATGATCACTCGGTACGAGGATGTGCGCCGGGTGTTGGAGGATCCGGAGACCTTCTCCTCGGTCGGCGGTTCGCCGACGCCGGCGCCGATCCGGCTCGGTCCACTCGACCACGACCCGCCCGAGCACACCGAGTTCCGCCGGCTGCTCAACCCGGTCTTCACCCGGCAGTTCGCGCTGCGCTTCGAGCCGTTCATGCGGGCCACCGCGGTGGCGCTCATCGAGTCCTGGATCGACAACGGTTCTGTCGAGGTGCTCGGTGAGTACGCGGGCCCGTACGTGGCGCGCATCCTCGCCCGGATGGTGTTCGACGAGACCGACATGTCCGCGATGGAGCGGGCCAAGAAGGTGGTGATCCGGGTCGCCGAGGAGGCCACCGAGGAAGCCTTCTTCGACCTCGCCGTGCTCTCCGCGGAATACCTCGCCGCCGCCATCGACAACCCGCCGGCCGAGGATGGCGTGCTCCGGGCGTTGGTCACCGGCGAGCTCAACGGCGCCCCGCTGTCCGAGGACGAGGCGATGGGCGCGATCGCGGTCATCTTCCTCGGCGGTTTGGACACCTCCCGTTCCGCGATCGGCACCGTCTGCCTGCACATCGCGCAGCAGCCGGAGTTGGAGGAGCGGGTGCGCAACCCTCGTTGGGTGCGCAACGACATGGACGAGTTCATCCGGCTCACCTCCCCGGTCGGCACGTTCGGTCGCACCGCGATGAAGGACACCGAGATCGGCGGCTGTCCGATCAAGCAGGGCGAGCGGTTGCTGATCCGGTTCGATTCGGCCAACCGGGACGACGCGAAATTCTCCAACGCCGATCAGTTGCAGTTCGACCCACCTCGGGCCGGTACCGCGGGCTTCGGGTTGGGCGTGCACCGTTGCATCGGCATGCACCTGGCCCGGGTGCAGATCGCGATCGCGATGGAGGAGTTGCTCGCCCGGATCACCAACCTGCGCCTGGACGTCGACCCGGCGCAGTTGCGCTGGGCGCCGGGCATCGCGAACTATCCCAACCGGGTCCCGCTGCTCTTCGACCAGATCTGACGTGCCATCAGGAGGATCACCTGTGCCGGATGTGATCGTGGTCGGCGCCGGCCACAACGGGTTGGTCGCCGCCTGCTACCTGGCCCGGGCCGGCCGGGACGTTCTGGTCGTCGAGGCCGCCGACGCCATCGGCGGCTGCACGACCACCGCGCCGATCCCCGGCGCGCCGGGGTACTACGCCAACCCGTGCGCGTTCGACGTCATCGCGCTGCGGCTGTCCACTATCGGCCGTGACCTGGAACTCGCCCGGCACGGCTACACAGAGGTGGCGGTCGACCCCTGCTACGTCGCGCTCGGCCCGTCGGGCGAGTCGTTGGCCTACTGGCGCGACCCGCGGCGTACGGCCGCGGAGATCCGCCGGTTCTCCGCCCGCGATGAACGCGCCTTCCTGGACCTGATGCGCGAACTCGACCACGTCGCCGACGCGATGCTGCCGATGATGCTGACCAATCCCACCCGGCCGGACCGCAGCGCGCTCGCCGCCGTGTTGAAGGCGGCCGGTCGGCACCCGAAGTCCTTCGGTCCGCTGATCGGACTGCTCATCGGCTCCGCGGCGCAGGCGCTGCGC
Above is a window of Sporichthyaceae bacterium DNA encoding:
- a CDS encoding CaiB/BaiF CoA-transferase family protein, which produces MKPAEGATAGPLHGVRVLDLSALGPGPFCSMLLADFGADVLSVERPTTLPLDPAAYLSRGKRSAIVDLRTTRGPEVIARLADHADVLLESNRPGTLERRGLGPDVLCARNPRLIYARLTGWGQDGPYAERAGHDINYIAIAGSLGVVGDETPVPPLAMVGDLAGGSLVTAFGIVAALFERTVTGRGQVIDSAIVDGAALLNSTWLAEVNAGIWAGRGKHLLSGASPFYGVYQCADGGYFAVGAIEDKFYAAFLAALGLD
- a CDS encoding pyridoxamine 5'-phosphate oxidase family protein, with product MSDSRTEISSLRDASGYRLSEERQAQLLEREIECVFGWTNLDGHPIGITQAFVYRDGVFWMCTERSRARARAIERDPRSCVTVFTARKSRTMSFKGTSEILDDRETVLWFLREIARRYDPEDPQAQEAHIAAADHPGRAVIKFTPETITNAFDGGLARRRTGTS
- a CDS encoding homogentisate 1,2-dioxygenase, which translates into the protein MRSLIQFSKGRTSKQAHRDLPGPAPDGSPLKDDELTRGGFDGREAVLYRANDPTVFRTEGRFRSTTALLSDLKPTDLTDPRGSAQRLHYNADVTTWLSRRAEPMPFFRRNVDGDECWFVHRGSGTVETEFGPIAYGPGDYLVIPKAITHRFVVEAGETFLFGIETVGELRAPTFVGLGRHAPFDPDVIRVPEPAPVTSDAAEYEIQVRYDGEYSAIFVDHHPCDVEGWKGDYFPFAFNIRDWNVIMSDSLHLPPSMHVFLVADGVNIINLLPRPFETVAGVERIPWFHRNADYDEIALIHGGKSLGRPLVPGLISHDPQGIHHGFPDRARVKARREWEEHPRIEWEIIMVEAARPLKLDPVLQGQA
- a CDS encoding cytochrome P450 gives rise to the protein MTERDWASLLPTFDMFDEAHEEWKYEGFAWAREHSPIIHGSPPSTGPRTIVTRYADVRAVLEDPETFSSAGAPPIPAPLKLGALDADPPEHTAFRRLLNPVFTRQFALQFEPDMRAHARELIDTWIDKGEVDMLGEFASPFVARILARMVLDETDMAKMDRATRVVMRVAEHPDDEGFFDLAVLSAEYLANAIDNPPEREGMLRALVTGEFLDDKPMTEDQALGAIASTFLGGLDTSRSAIAGICWLMAQQPELEARVRDPRWIRNDMDEFVRLLSPVASLGRIATRDTEVGGCPVKHGEHLLLRFDSANRDEAKFPNGEALQFDPPRTGTAGFGLGIHRCIGMHLARVQMAVAMEELLARITNLRLAVPAAEITWAPGIANCPHAVPLLFDRVAS
- a CDS encoding NAD(P)-binding protein, which codes for MTEQFDALVIGAGAGGMAAAGRLQAAGYRTLLVERCDRVGGRASTIEIDGFRVNTGALVTETGGENGLLFADLGVDPGLRAPKRPVVLRLPRKDVALMSGPTGKLVQALLAGVGAFSRRTGKKPRPGPTVADWLDRRKAKPAVRSLARNLTSALYAAEPSDVELALFFDYMTKSGGMSPYAWHPEGSIGPWRVVAADFVSRGGTLWLSSGVESLSVGADGRVDGARIRRSGAGGGAVVDVRIRLAVSNAGPLATAAMCPPEALPEGYLDRLKAWSQPGALITINFASRTRLGPIDGLFFFSTTQRLAYAAEVTGPCPEMAPPGWHLYAGACAPKPATGEFDLEAELALLRADLREHFPGFDTARELSVEVCAGQDWPAQRAIAGKDEPQATPIANLWNVGDGARTRLGAGQSGCVESARLAVEEVRRTIPVTAGSRV
- a CDS encoding cytochrome P450, translating into MAEDIAALLAGYDPFDPEHTGWKYDAFAHARAHCPVVHLDPPSTGPMTMITRYEDVRRVLEDPETFSSVGGSPTPAPIRLGPLDHDPPEHTEFRRLLNPVFTRQFALRFEPFMRATAVALIESWIDNGSVEVLGEYAGPYVARILARMVFDETDMSAMERAKKVVIRVAEEATEEAFFDLAVLSAEYLAAAIDNPPAEDGVLRALVTGELNGAPLSEDEAMGAIAVIFLGGLDTSRSAIGTVCLHIAQQPELEERVRNPRWVRNDMDEFIRLTSPVGTFGRTAMKDTEIGGCPIKQGERLLIRFDSANRDDAKFSNADQLQFDPPRAGTAGFGLGVHRCIGMHLARVQIAIAMEELLARITNLRLDVDPAQLRWAPGIANYPNRVPLLFDQI
- a CDS encoding NAD(P)/FAD-dependent oxidoreductase yields the protein MPDVIVVGAGHNGLVAACYLARAGRDVLVVEAADAIGGCTTTAPIPGAPGYYANPCAFDVIALRLSTIGRDLELARHGYTEVAVDPCYVALGPSGESLAYWRDPRRTAAEIRRFSARDERAFLDLMRELDHVADAMLPMMLTNPTRPDRSALAAVLKAAGRHPKSFGPLIGLLIGSAAQALRERFEHPVVRGTFAMLANFGSPVSTDGSGVNLMVLPLISRAGMSRPVGGLGALVDALAADLREHGGRWRTSATRSVMRAAAGCRTRCRWSTSSPRPRTRAVHPRAATCCRCGAVGHRTTHRRAGTACASRSPMLSWSVSASTTAASRSTP